Genomic DNA from Halalkalicoccus tibetensis:
TATTGTGCGCGAACTCAAGGCTCCCGTAGGTGTCGACCGCGACGTCGACCATTCGTTCGACAGACTCGGAATCGGAGACGTCGACTTCGACAAACGTCGCGTTACCGCCCGCATCCTCGATGAGATCGACCGTCTTACGGCCCCCTTCTTCGTCGACGTCCGTGACGACGACGTTCGCCCCTTCCTCCGCGAAGCGCCGTGCTGATTCGCGTCCAATGCCCGATGCGGCTCCCGTTACGACGGCAGTCTTCCTATCTAATCCATTCATGAGTTATCCCTTTTTGATTGATTACTCAATCAATAAGAGTTCTCATATGATAGTCGTCTTGGATTTCCGGTGAGCCTTTGAGCTATAGAGGCGTTCTACGCCCAACAACAAGTATCTCTAAGCTTTAACGTAGATATCGGGACGGTATTCGCAGGTATGTCCCGTGAGCGGCTGGTGACGGCTCTAGCCACCTACTTAAGAGATCCACTCCTGACACCAGCTGCCCGTGGACTGGTCCGGTTACAGATCATCTGCGAGCAAGTCTTCAATGAACCGGAAGCCGTTCACGAACGTGACCGAATCACCATACCCCTTACTGGCCAAGACGGTCTCGGCTCCTTCACCAGCGGCACTATCAGTTGTATAGATGTAGACCGCAGTCGCTGTGCCTGTACTGAGGTATTGGGCCGCGAGCGCAGCCAGGGCGGCGTCAGCCCGCTCGATCTCGTCCGCTGGCCGGTCGTCAGCGTTCGCGATGTATCGCTGGACACCATCCATCGTTCGGGAAACGATAGACTGAGAAAACTCGAGTGGCGCTGCGACTGCCGTCCACCCCTCTTCGATCGCCGTATCGACGGGCAGTGTCCGGATATCGGGCTCGTCGGTGGCAAGCTCGTCATACACTCGTTCAGGGAGGACGAACGTGATGTCGTTGCGGCGGGCAAACCGCCGGACGGTTTGATACCGGCTGTTCGATGGCTGACCCATTGCGACGAACAAGCCAGTATCAGCAATATGGAGATGGCTCACGCGTCGTCAATCGCATCGCGCTCATCGACGCCAATCGTCTCAAGCGACGCGCCCGCCTCCTCAATCTCGTAGTAGTCGTGCACGACAGGCCGAAGTGCTTGGAGAATGATCTCCGCAGCCAGCGGCGAGATATCGAGATCCTGTGCCATCAGGCGATGGGTTGTCTCGCCCCGTTCCCGCGCGAGGGCGTAGGTGAGTGCCGTCGCGAGGCCAGCGATACCGTGGCGGTCGATGTAGGTGTCGATATCGTCATTGCCCTCACGTCGTCCGACGGCATCGATGAGTGCCGGCGTGATCGTGTACTCGCGGTCACCATCGGCCGCCGTGACAGTCAAATCAATCTCGCGGGCGGCGTATCGCCGGGGCTGTTGTTCCTGTGTTACCTTAACAACGCCAGTATCAACCAGTCGATTGACGTAGGTGTAGGCTGTTCCCTGGGCGAATTCGAGGTCATCGATGACATCTTGGACGGTCGCCTCTCCCTCGTGATCGAAATACGTGTAGAGGTGAGCCAGCTGAGGATCCTCGAGAAGGCCCGCAACTGAGAGAAAATCGTGGACAATATCACCATTTGCCCGATTTGAAGTGCGTGACATGATTTCGATTCTAATTACAGTTTACAGCGAATCAGTAAAGAGTGTTTTGATCAGCTCGGTAGACTAAGCGACAGCCGGTACGGCTGTGGCAACATCCTTTCCGGAACTCCGCAAGAGTACGACTCCTTATTTCCGACGAAAGAGCAGCGAAACGTC
This window encodes:
- a CDS encoding helix-turn-helix domain-containing protein — its product is MSRTSNRANGDIVHDFLSVAGLLEDPQLAHLYTYFDHEGEATVQDVIDDLEFAQGTAYTYVNRLVDTGVVKVTQEQQPRRYAAREIDLTVTAADGDREYTITPALIDAVGRREGNDDIDTYIDRHGIAGLATALTYALARERGETTHRLMAQDLDISPLAAEIILQALRPVVHDYYEIEEAGASLETIGVDERDAIDDA